One window of the Hyperolius riggenbachi isolate aHypRig1 chromosome 5, aHypRig1.pri, whole genome shotgun sequence genome contains the following:
- the LOC137518662 gene encoding serpin B6-like isoform X1 — protein MDSLSEANGCFSINLFKKLTEKDNKCNLFFSPMSISSALAMIYLGAKGNTAAQMTKALQFEKAKDLHSSFQSLIFEINKPGTDYLLRTANRLYGEKKFTFLDEFLGSTQKHYHADLQAVDFSGKAEECRKEINSWVAEKTEGKIKDLLPSGSVDALTRLVLVNAIYFKGNWANQFDKQCTSEMPFRLNKNETKPVQMMYKKAKFPMTYVGDLFTKVIELPYVNNELSMIILLPDDIEDGTTGLEKLERELTYNKFVEWTNPDMMDITKMELWVPKFKLEDSYDLKSVLSDMGMPDAFDEGRADFSGMSSNNELVLSKVVHKAFVDVNEEGTEAAAATAGIMMMRCAMIIPRILCDHPFLFFITHKATRSILFSGRFCNP, from the exons ATGGATTCTCTGAGTGAGGCAAATGGCTGCTTTTCCATTAATCTGTTTAAGAAGTTGACTGAGAAGGATAACAAATGCAACCTGTTCTTCTCCCCAATGAGCATCTCCTCAGCTTTGGCAATGATTTACTTGGGAGCAAAAGGGAATACAGCTGCTCAGATGACAAAG gctCTTCAGTTTGAAAAAGCAAAAGATCTACATTCATCATTTCAGTCTCTTATCTTTGAAATCAACAAACCAGGAACAGATTACCTTTTGAGAACAGCCAATCGTCTCTATGGAGAAAAGAAGTTTACCTTTCTTGat GAGTTCTTGGGGTCAACTCAGAAGCATTACCACGCAGACTTACAAGCAGTAGACTTTTCAGGAAAGGCAGAAGAATGCAGGAAAGAGATCAATTCCTGGGTGGCAGAAAAGACTGAAG gtaAAATAAAGGATTTGTTGCCTAGTGGCAGTGTGGATGCACTTACAAGACTTGTATTAGTTAATGCTATCTACTTCAAAGGAAATTGGGCAAACCAGTTTGATAAGCAGTGCACTAGCGAAATGCCCTTCAGGCTGAATAAG AATGAAACCAAGCCTGTGCAGATGATGTACAAAAAAGCCAAATTTCCAATGACTTATGTGGGAGACTTATTCACCAAAGTTATTGAACTACCATATGTTAATAATGAGTTGAGCATGATCATACTGCTCCCTGATGACATTGAAGATGGAACGACAGGCTTAGAAAAG CTTGAAAGAGAGTTAACCTATAATAAGTTTGTGGAGTGGACTAATCCTGATATGATGGACATAACAAAAATGGAGTTATGGGTACCAAAGTTTAAGCTAGAAGACAGTTATGATCTGAAATCTGTACTTAGTGACATGGGGATGCCTGATGCTTTTGACGAAGGCAGAGCGGATTTCTCGGGAATGTCCAGTAATAATGAATTAGTACTTTCTAAAGTAGTACACAAAGCTTTTGTGGATGTAAATGAAGAGGGCACCGAGGCCGCTGCAGCCACAGCAGGAATTATGATGATGCGTTGTGCAATGATTATTCCAAGGATCCTTTGTGACCATCCATTCCTGTTCTTCATTACTCATAAGGCAACACGCAGCATTTTGTTTTCTGGCAGGTTTTGCAACCCCTGA